The Thermodesulfobacterium sp. TA1 sequence CCTGATATTTTTTATTTTACTTAAATTTTTAGAATTTTTAAACAAAAATTCTTCAGCCACCCCAAAAATCTTTCTTATTTTTCTTTGGTCTATCTTTTCTTCTGCAATAAAATCTAAACCTTGAAAATCAGCCTTTACCTCTACAAAAACCAACAGATCCTTTTTCATGGCTATTAAATCTATTTCCCCTTGTTTAGTCCGAAAGTTTTTAGCGATTATTTTAAAACCTTGGGCTTTAAGGTATTTTTCTGCTAAACTTTCAGCTAATCCACCTTTTTGTTTAGAGGAGAGGACCTCAAATAATTTTTTAATC is a genomic window containing:
- a CDS encoding YraN family protein, with the protein product MIKKLFEVLSSKQKGGLAESLAEKYLKAQGFKIIAKNFRTKQGEIDLIAMKKDLLVFVEVKADFQGLDFIAEEKIDQRKIRKIFGVAEEFLFKNSKNLSKIKNIRFDVVVIRGEEVFHYEDAFQKDV